The following DNA comes from Paraburkholderia phytofirmans PsJN.
TTATCGTTGCGAATCATGCGGCTTCGGGAAGGACGTGCTTCAGAAGATCAGCGACCCGCAATTGACGCAGTGTCCTGAGTGCGGGAAAGACACATTTCGCAAGCAGGTCACGGCCGCCGGCTTCCAGTTGAAGGGCTCCGGCTGGTACGTGACCGACTTTCGCGGCGGCAACGGCGGCGCGAGCGCGCCGGCCAAGCCCGACGCCAACGGCGCCTCGAATGGCGCCTCCGGCGAGAGCGCGAGCGCCAATAACGGCGCCACGCAATCCGACGCGGCGCCGGCCAGCAGCACGGCTGCGACGCCGTCCGCGCCTGCTGCCGCACCAGCCGCTTCGGCGAGTTCGAGCGGTTCCGGCAGCACCTAGTAGGACTGCCGCCCTCCCGGGCGGCGCACACGCCGCGCCTTGGGCTTCGGTCCGCGCGGCTTTCTGGCGGTACACATGACGACGAAAAAAACGACGCTCAAATCGGTGTTCCTGACTGGCCTGCTGGTGCTGGTGCCTCTGGCCATCACACTGTGGGTGCTCGGTCTGATCATCGGCACGATGGACCAGACGCTGCTTCTGTTGCCGCGCGCGTGGCAGCCGGAGCGCCTGTTCGGCTTTCGCCTGCCCGGCCTCGGCGCAGTGCTCACGCTCGCCTTTATCTTTGTCGTTGGGCTGTTGACGCAGAACTTCATTGGGCAGAAGCTCGTGAAGTGGTGGGAAGTCGTGGTCGCTCACATTCCCGTGGTCGGCCCGATCTACACCAGCGTCAAGCAGGTGTCCGATACCCTGCTGTCGAGCAGCGGCAACGCGTTTCGCAAGGCGCTGCTGATCGAGTACCCGCGCCGCGGCTCCTATACGATTGCGTTTCTGACCGGCATTCCGGGCGGCGACGTCATCAATCACCTGAAAGAAGATCACGTCAGCGTGTATGTGCCGACTACGCCGAATCCAACCTCCGGCTTCTTCCTGATGGTGCCCAAGAGCGAAGTGATCGAGCTCGACATGACGGTCGACGCCGCGCTCAAGTACATCGTCTCGATGGGCGTCGTGGCGCCGTCCGCGCCGCCGGCGCCGGTGCGCCGCACGACAGTCGAGCCTCCGCTGTAACGCGGCACGTAGCGTTTCCATGCCACGCGCCGTTCAACCAATGCAAAACGAAAGACAAACATCATGTCGATGAGATCTCAATACTGCGGTCTGGTGACCGAAGAACTGCTGGGCCAATCCGTCTCGCTGTGCGGCTGGGTGAGTCGCCGCCGCGACCATGGCGGCGTCATCTTCATCGACTTGCGCGATCGCGAAGGGCTCGTCCAGGTCGTCTGCGACCCGGACCGCGCGGAGATGTTCAAGGCCGCCGAAGGCGTGCGCAACGAGTTCTGCCTGCAGATCAAGGGTGTGGTTCGCGGCCGTCCGGAAGGCACCACGAACGCCGCGCTCAAGAGCGGCAAGATCGAAGTGCTGTGCCATGAACTGATCGTGCTGAACCCGTCGATCACGCCGCCGTTCCAGCTCGACGACGACAACCTGTCGGAAACCACGCGTCTCACGCATCGCGTGCTGGACCTGCGCCGTCCCCAGATGCAACACAACCTGCGTCTGCGTTACCGCGTCGCGATCGAGGCACGCAAGTATCTCGACTCGCTGGGCTTCATCGACATCGAAACGCCGATGCTCACCAAGAGCACGCCGGAAGGCGCGCGCGACTACCTCGTGCCGTCGCGTACGAACCCGGGCCAGTTCTTCGCGCTGCCGCAATCGCCGCAACTATTCAAGCAGCTGCTGATGGTGGCGAACTTCGATCGCTACTACCAGATCGTCAAGTGCTTCCGCGACGAAGACCTGCGCG
Coding sequences within:
- a CDS encoding FmdB family zinc ribbon protein, with product MPIYAYRCESCGFGKDVLQKISDPQLTQCPECGKDTFRKQVTAAGFQLKGSGWYVTDFRGGNGGASAPAKPDANGASNGASGESASANNGATQSDAAPASSTAATPSAPAAAPAASASSSGSGST
- a CDS encoding DUF502 domain-containing protein, which translates into the protein MTTKKTTLKSVFLTGLLVLVPLAITLWVLGLIIGTMDQTLLLLPRAWQPERLFGFRLPGLGAVLTLAFIFVVGLLTQNFIGQKLVKWWEVVVAHIPVVGPIYTSVKQVSDTLLSSSGNAFRKALLIEYPRRGSYTIAFLTGIPGGDVINHLKEDHVSVYVPTTPNPTSGFFLMVPKSEVIELDMTVDAALKYIVSMGVVAPSAPPAPVRRTTVEPPL